One segment of Balaenoptera ricei isolate mBalRic1 chromosome 8, mBalRic1.hap2, whole genome shotgun sequence DNA contains the following:
- the VPS11 gene encoding vacuolar protein sorting-associated protein 11 homolog isoform X1 encodes MAAYLQWRRFVFFDKELVKEPLGNDGAAPGAAPASGPSASKFLCLPPGITVCDSGRGSLVFGDMEGQIWFLPRSLQLTGFQAYKLRVTHLYQLKQHNILASVGEDEEGINPLVKIWNLEKRDGGNPLCTRIFPAIPGAEPTVVSCLTVHENLNFMAIGFTDGSVTLNKGDITRDRHSKTQILHKGNYPVTGLAFRQAGKTTHLFVVTTENVQSYIVSGKDYPRVELDTHGCGLRCSALSDPSQDLQFIVAGDECVYLYQPDERGPCFAFEGHKLIAHWFRGYLVIVSRDRKVSPKSEFTSRDSQSSDKQILNIYDLCNKFIAYSTVFEDVVDVLAEWGSLYVLTRDGRVHALQEKDTQTKLEMLFKKNLFEMAINLAKSQHLDSDGLAQIFMQYGDHLYSKGNHDGAVQQYIRTIGKLEPSYVIRKFLDAQRIHNLTAYLQTLHRQSLANADHTTLLLNCYTKLKDSSKLEEFIKTKSESEVHFDVETAIKVLRQAGYYSHALYLAENHAHHEWYLKIQLEDIKNYQEALRYIGKLPFEQAESNMKRYGKILMHHIPEQTTELLKGLCTDYRPNLEGRGDREAPGCRANSEEFIPIFANNPRELKAFLEHMSEVQPDSPQGIYDTLLELRLQNWAHEEEPQVKEKLHAEAISLLKSGRFCDVFDKALVLCQMHDFQDGVLYLYEQGKLFQQIMHYHMQHEQYRQVITVCERHGEQEPSLWEQALSYFARKEEDCKEYVAAVLKHIESKNLMPPLLVVQTLAHNSTATLSVIRDYLVQKLQKQSQQIAQDELRVRRYREETTRIRQEIQELKASPKIFQKTKCSICNSALELPSVHFLCGHSFHQHCFESYSESDADCPTCLPENRKVMDMIRAQEQKRDLHDQFQHQLKCSNDSFSVIADYFGRGVFNKLTLLTDPPTARLTASLEAGLQRDLLIHARRGT; translated from the exons ATGGCGGCCTACCTGCAGTGGCGGCGCTTCGTTTTCTTCGACAAGGAGCTGGTGAAGGAGCCACTGGGCAATGATGGGGCTGCTCCCGGGGCTGCGCCTGCCTCTGGACCCTCTGCTTCCAAGTTCCTTTGCCTCCCTCCTGGCATCACTGTCTGCGACTCAGGCCGAGGGAGCCTAGTCTTTGGAGA CATGGAAGGCCAGATCTGGTTCTTGCCCCGCTCCCTACAGCTTACCGGGTTCCAGGCCTACAAACTACGGGTGACACACCTGTACCAGTTGAAGCAGCACAACATTCTGGCATCTGTCGGTGAGGATGAAGAGGGGATCAACCCCCTG GTAAAGATCTGGAACCTGGAGAAGAGAGATGGTGGCAATCCACTCTGCACTCGAATCTTCCCTGCCATCCCAGGGGCAGAGCCGACTGTTGTATCTTGTTTGACTGTCCATGAAAATCTCAACTTTATGGCCATCG GTTTCACAGATGGCAGTGTTACATTGAACAAAGGGGACATCACTCGGGACCGGCATAGCAAGACCCAGATTTTGCACAAGGGCAACTATCCTGTTACCGGACTGGCCTTTCGCCAAGCAGGAAAGACCACTCACTTGTTTGTTGTGACAACTGAGAATGTTCAG TCCTACATAGTTTCTGGAAAGGACTACCCTCGTGTGGAGTTGGACACCCACGGTTGTGGCCTGCGCTGCTCAGCCCTAAGCGACCCTTCTCAGGACCTGCAGTTCATAGTGGCGGGGGATGAATGTGTCTACTTGTACCAGCCTGATGAACGGGGGCCCTGCTTCGCCTTTGAGGGCCATAAACTCATTGCTCACTGGTTTAGAGGCTACCTTGTCATTGTCTCCCGTGACCGGAAGGTTTCTCCCAA GTCAGAGTTTACCAGCAGGGACTCCCAGAGCTCCGACAAGCAGATTCTCAACATCTATGACCTGTGCAACAAGTTCATAGCCTATAGCACCGTCTTTGAGGATGTAGTGGATGTGCTTGCTGAGTGGGGCTCCCTGTACGTGCTGACGCGGGATGGGCGGGTCCACGCACTGCAGGAGAAGGACACACAGACCAAACTGGAG ATGCTGTTTAAGAAGAACCTATTCGAGATGGCGATTAATCTGGCCAAGAGCCAGCATCTGGACAGTGATGGGTTGGCCCAGATCTTCATGCAGTATGGGGACCATCTCTACAGCAAGGGCAACCATGATGGGGCTGTCCAGCAGTATATCCG AACCATTGGAAAGTTGGAGCCATCGTATGTGATCCGCAAGTTCCTGGATGCCCAGCGCATCCACAACCTGACGGCTTACCTGCAGACCCTGCACCGGCAGTCCCTGGCCAATGCCGACCACACCACCCTACTGCTCAACTGCTACACAAAGCTCAAGGACAGCTCGAAGCTGGAGGAATTCATCAAG ACAAAGAGTGAGAGTGAAGTCCACTTTGATGTGGAGACAGCCATCAAGGTCCTCCGGCAGGCTGGCTACTACTCCCATGCCCTCTATTTGGCTGAGAACCATGCACATCACGAGTGGTACTTGAAGATCCAGCTAGAGGACATCAAG AATTATCAGGAAGCCCTTCGATACATCGGCAAGCTGCCTTTTGAGCAGGCAGAGAGCAACATGAAACGCTACGGCAAGATCCTCATGCACCATATACCAGAGCAGACGACCGAGTTGCTGAAGGGACTTTGTACTGACTATCGGCCCAACCTTGAAGGCCGAGGCGATAGGGAGGCTCCAGGCTGCAGG GCCAACTCAGAGGAGTTCATCCCCATCTTTGCCAACAACCCGCGGGAGCTGAAAGCTTTCCTAGAGCACATGAGTGAGGTGCAGCCTGACTCCCCGCAGGGCATCTATGACACACTCCTTGAGCTGCGACTCCAGAACTGGGCTCACGAGGAGGAGCCGCAG GTCAAAGAGAAGCTTCACGCAGAGGCCATCTCCCTACTGAAGAGTGGTCGCTTCTGTGATGTCTTTGACAAGGCCCTGGTCCTCTGCCAGATGCACGACTTCCAGGATGGGGTCCTTTACCTCTATGAGCAGGGGAAACT GTTCCAACAGATCATGCACTATCACATGCAGCACGAGCAGTACCGGCAGGTGATCACCGTGTGCGAGCGCCACGGGGAGCAGGAGCCCTCCCTGTGGGAACAGGCACTCAGCTACTTCGCCCGCAAGGAGGAGGACTGCAAGGAGTACGTGGCGGCCGTGCTTAAGCACATCGAGAGCAAGAACCTCATGCCGCCTCTTCTAG TGGTGCAGACCCTGGCCCACAACTCCACGGCCACCCTGTCTGTCATCCGGGACTACCTGGTCCAAAAACTGCAGAAGCAGAGCCAGCAGATCGCGCAGGACGAGCTCCGGGTGCGGCGCTACCGAGAGGAGACCACCCGTATCCGCCAGGAGATCCAGGAGCTGAAGGCGAG TCCGAAGATTTTCCAGAAGACCAAGTGCAGCATCTGTAACAGTGCCTTGGAGTTGCCCTCAGTCCACTTTCTCTGCGGCCACTCCTTCCACCAGCACTGCTTTGAGAGTTACTCAGAAAGTGATGCTGACTGCCCCACCTGCCTCCCTGAAAACCGCAAGGTCATGGATATGATTCGGGCCCAGGAACAGAAGCGAGATCTCCATGATCAGTTCCAGCACCAG CTCAAGTGCTCCAACGACAGCTTCTCTGTGATTGCTGACTACTTTGGCCGAGGTGTTTTCAACAAATTGACTCTGCTGACCGACCCGCCGACAGCCCGACTGACTGCGAGCCTGGAGGCCGGGCTGCAGAGGGACTTGCTCATACACGCCAGGAGGGGCACTTAA
- the VPS11 gene encoding vacuolar protein sorting-associated protein 11 homolog isoform X2: MEGQIWFLPRSLQLTGFQAYKLRVTHLYQLKQHNILASVGEDEEGINPLVKIWNLEKRDGGNPLCTRIFPAIPGAEPTVVSCLTVHENLNFMAIGFTDGSVTLNKGDITRDRHSKTQILHKGNYPVTGLAFRQAGKTTHLFVVTTENVQSYIVSGKDYPRVELDTHGCGLRCSALSDPSQDLQFIVAGDECVYLYQPDERGPCFAFEGHKLIAHWFRGYLVIVSRDRKVSPKSEFTSRDSQSSDKQILNIYDLCNKFIAYSTVFEDVVDVLAEWGSLYVLTRDGRVHALQEKDTQTKLEMLFKKNLFEMAINLAKSQHLDSDGLAQIFMQYGDHLYSKGNHDGAVQQYIRTIGKLEPSYVIRKFLDAQRIHNLTAYLQTLHRQSLANADHTTLLLNCYTKLKDSSKLEEFIKTKSESEVHFDVETAIKVLRQAGYYSHALYLAENHAHHEWYLKIQLEDIKNYQEALRYIGKLPFEQAESNMKRYGKILMHHIPEQTTELLKGLCTDYRPNLEGRGDREAPGCRANSEEFIPIFANNPRELKAFLEHMSEVQPDSPQGIYDTLLELRLQNWAHEEEPQVKEKLHAEAISLLKSGRFCDVFDKALVLCQMHDFQDGVLYLYEQGKLFQQIMHYHMQHEQYRQVITVCERHGEQEPSLWEQALSYFARKEEDCKEYVAAVLKHIESKNLMPPLLVVQTLAHNSTATLSVIRDYLVQKLQKQSQQIAQDELRVRRYREETTRIRQEIQELKASPKIFQKTKCSICNSALELPSVHFLCGHSFHQHCFESYSESDADCPTCLPENRKVMDMIRAQEQKRDLHDQFQHQLKCSNDSFSVIADYFGRGVFNKLTLLTDPPTARLTASLEAGLQRDLLIHARRGT; the protein is encoded by the exons ATGGAAGGCCAGATCTGGTTCTTGCCCCGCTCCCTACAGCTTACCGGGTTCCAGGCCTACAAACTACGGGTGACACACCTGTACCAGTTGAAGCAGCACAACATTCTGGCATCTGTCGGTGAGGATGAAGAGGGGATCAACCCCCTG GTAAAGATCTGGAACCTGGAGAAGAGAGATGGTGGCAATCCACTCTGCACTCGAATCTTCCCTGCCATCCCAGGGGCAGAGCCGACTGTTGTATCTTGTTTGACTGTCCATGAAAATCTCAACTTTATGGCCATCG GTTTCACAGATGGCAGTGTTACATTGAACAAAGGGGACATCACTCGGGACCGGCATAGCAAGACCCAGATTTTGCACAAGGGCAACTATCCTGTTACCGGACTGGCCTTTCGCCAAGCAGGAAAGACCACTCACTTGTTTGTTGTGACAACTGAGAATGTTCAG TCCTACATAGTTTCTGGAAAGGACTACCCTCGTGTGGAGTTGGACACCCACGGTTGTGGCCTGCGCTGCTCAGCCCTAAGCGACCCTTCTCAGGACCTGCAGTTCATAGTGGCGGGGGATGAATGTGTCTACTTGTACCAGCCTGATGAACGGGGGCCCTGCTTCGCCTTTGAGGGCCATAAACTCATTGCTCACTGGTTTAGAGGCTACCTTGTCATTGTCTCCCGTGACCGGAAGGTTTCTCCCAA GTCAGAGTTTACCAGCAGGGACTCCCAGAGCTCCGACAAGCAGATTCTCAACATCTATGACCTGTGCAACAAGTTCATAGCCTATAGCACCGTCTTTGAGGATGTAGTGGATGTGCTTGCTGAGTGGGGCTCCCTGTACGTGCTGACGCGGGATGGGCGGGTCCACGCACTGCAGGAGAAGGACACACAGACCAAACTGGAG ATGCTGTTTAAGAAGAACCTATTCGAGATGGCGATTAATCTGGCCAAGAGCCAGCATCTGGACAGTGATGGGTTGGCCCAGATCTTCATGCAGTATGGGGACCATCTCTACAGCAAGGGCAACCATGATGGGGCTGTCCAGCAGTATATCCG AACCATTGGAAAGTTGGAGCCATCGTATGTGATCCGCAAGTTCCTGGATGCCCAGCGCATCCACAACCTGACGGCTTACCTGCAGACCCTGCACCGGCAGTCCCTGGCCAATGCCGACCACACCACCCTACTGCTCAACTGCTACACAAAGCTCAAGGACAGCTCGAAGCTGGAGGAATTCATCAAG ACAAAGAGTGAGAGTGAAGTCCACTTTGATGTGGAGACAGCCATCAAGGTCCTCCGGCAGGCTGGCTACTACTCCCATGCCCTCTATTTGGCTGAGAACCATGCACATCACGAGTGGTACTTGAAGATCCAGCTAGAGGACATCAAG AATTATCAGGAAGCCCTTCGATACATCGGCAAGCTGCCTTTTGAGCAGGCAGAGAGCAACATGAAACGCTACGGCAAGATCCTCATGCACCATATACCAGAGCAGACGACCGAGTTGCTGAAGGGACTTTGTACTGACTATCGGCCCAACCTTGAAGGCCGAGGCGATAGGGAGGCTCCAGGCTGCAGG GCCAACTCAGAGGAGTTCATCCCCATCTTTGCCAACAACCCGCGGGAGCTGAAAGCTTTCCTAGAGCACATGAGTGAGGTGCAGCCTGACTCCCCGCAGGGCATCTATGACACACTCCTTGAGCTGCGACTCCAGAACTGGGCTCACGAGGAGGAGCCGCAG GTCAAAGAGAAGCTTCACGCAGAGGCCATCTCCCTACTGAAGAGTGGTCGCTTCTGTGATGTCTTTGACAAGGCCCTGGTCCTCTGCCAGATGCACGACTTCCAGGATGGGGTCCTTTACCTCTATGAGCAGGGGAAACT GTTCCAACAGATCATGCACTATCACATGCAGCACGAGCAGTACCGGCAGGTGATCACCGTGTGCGAGCGCCACGGGGAGCAGGAGCCCTCCCTGTGGGAACAGGCACTCAGCTACTTCGCCCGCAAGGAGGAGGACTGCAAGGAGTACGTGGCGGCCGTGCTTAAGCACATCGAGAGCAAGAACCTCATGCCGCCTCTTCTAG TGGTGCAGACCCTGGCCCACAACTCCACGGCCACCCTGTCTGTCATCCGGGACTACCTGGTCCAAAAACTGCAGAAGCAGAGCCAGCAGATCGCGCAGGACGAGCTCCGGGTGCGGCGCTACCGAGAGGAGACCACCCGTATCCGCCAGGAGATCCAGGAGCTGAAGGCGAG TCCGAAGATTTTCCAGAAGACCAAGTGCAGCATCTGTAACAGTGCCTTGGAGTTGCCCTCAGTCCACTTTCTCTGCGGCCACTCCTTCCACCAGCACTGCTTTGAGAGTTACTCAGAAAGTGATGCTGACTGCCCCACCTGCCTCCCTGAAAACCGCAAGGTCATGGATATGATTCGGGCCCAGGAACAGAAGCGAGATCTCCATGATCAGTTCCAGCACCAG CTCAAGTGCTCCAACGACAGCTTCTCTGTGATTGCTGACTACTTTGGCCGAGGTGTTTTCAACAAATTGACTCTGCTGACCGACCCGCCGACAGCCCGACTGACTGCGAGCCTGGAGGCCGGGCTGCAGAGGGACTTGCTCATACACGCCAGGAGGGGCACTTAA